The sequence TGCCAtttctgggtggggtggggtggggggtgggcataTCCCATATGGGCAGCAGGTGGGCACCTGGGGCGGGGTCTTGTGGAGAGGAAGCTGAAACCCTGTAGGCCTAGAAGGTAGAGCCATGGAGTGGGTCAGAAGAGGCCCCCGGGGCCTCAGTGGCCCCAGGTTGGCCCTGAGGGCCCCGGGCAGGGCCAGGGAAGCAGCTGCCGGGTCTGGCTGGGCTCTGAGGGCTTGTCCCGCTGGCCCCCAGGCAAGTCCTACACCATGATCGGGAAGGACAGCTCGCCCCAGAGCCTGGGCATCGTGCCCTGCGCCATCTCCTGGCTCTTCAGGCTCATTGACGAGCGCAAGGAGAGGGTGGGCGCCCGCTTCTCCGTCCGCGTCTCGGCCGTGGAGGTGTGCGGCCGGGACCAGAGCCTGCGGGACCTGCTGGCCGAGGTGGCCTCCAGCAGCCTGCAGGATGCCCAGTCCCCGGGGGTGCACCTGCGGGAGGACCCCGTCTGCGGGGCGCAGGTACGCCGAGGCCGCCGCGCGGGGAGCAGGGCCGCGGGCTCGGGGCCCGCGCGGGGCGGCGGCTCGGCCCCGAGCCGCTCAGGCGCCGTCCCCGCTGTCCGTCTGTCGGCAGCTCCAGAACCAGAGCGAGCTGCGGGCGCCCACGGCTGAGAAGGCGGCCTTCTACCTGGACGCGGCGCTGGCTGCGCGCAGCACCAGCCGGGCCGGCGGCGGCGAGGACGCCCTGGGCAGCTCGCACATGCTCTTCACGCTGCACGTGTACCAGTACCGTGTGGAGAAGTGCGGCAGGGGTGGAAGTAGGTGGCCGTGGCGCCTGCGTGGTGTGGGTCCGGCCGCCCTCCCTCTCGGCAGGACTGTCCCGGGCGTGGGCCGCGGGGCAGGGTCTGGGTGCCCTGCGGCCGAGCCTTCACCCTCCTGCCCTGTGGTTTCAGTGTCTGGAGGGCGCAGCCGCCTGCACCTCATCGACTTCGGCAGCTGTGAGGGGGCACCCGGTAGGGGTGGGGAGGCCCCCGGGGGCCCGCCATATCTGTCCTTGTCGGCCTTGGGCAGCGTCATCTTGGCCCTGGTCAGCGGAGCCAAGCACGTGCCCTACAGGTGAGTGGTGGGCTCCTGGCTGGGGCCCTGgggacccagcccagcccagcccacatcAGGCGTGTCCAGTGTGTCTGTGGCCCCTGAGCCCCTCAGTTCTTTGCTCCTCCATCACCTGACGGGCTTTGCTGCccgagggctgggggaggggtcctGGCGCCCAGGGCATGGGGAACAGAGGTGGGGGTCAGCCCCGACCCCAAGGCTCCAGGCCTGGTCCTGGTCCAGCAAGaggcccacctccctccctccagccctgtgGCAGCCCACACACCTGGCCTGCCACCCGGCATCCCTCATGGGCCCTCAGCCCCtgacccccgcccctccccggcccccaggGAGCACAGGCTCACCATGCTGCTGCGGGAGACCCTGGCCACCGCCAACTGCCGCACCACCATGATCGCCCACGTCTCCGATGCGCCTGCCCGCCACGCCGAGACGCTGAGCACCGTGCAGCTGGCCGCCCACCTCCACCGCCTGCGTAGGAAGAAGGTTAAGGTTGGCTCTGCCTCCcgcctgcccctccctctccccgagGGCCCCTGCCTGCATGGTGGGGGTGCTGGGGCCCCGCGTGCCCTGGGCTCACAGGGCTGTGCCCACATGGCCTTGCCCAGAGGCGGCGGGGCCCACGCTTGAGGTCGCCCCAAGCAGAACCGGACCTGATCGCACTGGGGGCTGTGGTTGCCTGGCCTCTGTCCGCCTGGCCCAGGGGTAGGTGTGTGCTCAGGGCAGCCTGGTGGGATGCCCGTGGCCCGTACCCGTCCCAGGCCTGGTCCAGCAGGGCATGCCCCAGGCGGCCCTCCGTCGGGCCGGAGGGTGGAGTTAGGGGCGCCCCAGGGTGCCCTGGGTCTGAATCCTGGGTTTGCACTTACTCGCCGTGTGCTGAGGGTACGTGTTCTCACCTCCCTGGTGACTCGGCTTAACGCTTCCTTGGAAGTTGCTGAGGAGGTCCGGTTATGTTCAGGGCCTGAGACCTTTCGTGCCGGTCCAGTGCTTGACGGGACACGGCTGGTGGCTGCGCTGTCACTTCCTTCACTGGAGCGCGGTGTGTGCGGCTGGGGTGCAGGGGAAGGGGGGGCAGGCGGGGAGGCCGCTCAGGTGGGCCTGCTCTGTCCCCAGTACGCGTCCAGCTCCTCGGGGGGGGACAGCTCCTGCGAGGAAGGCCGTGCCCGCCGCCCCCCGCGCCTGCGACCCTTCCACCCGCGCTCGGCAGCCCCAGACCCCGAGCGCCTGGCCGCCAGCTCGCCCGGCGACCCCGACTACTCGTCCAGCAGCGAGCAGTCCGGCGACACCGTCATCTACGTGGGGCCGGGGGGGGCGGCGCTGTCGGACCGCGAGCTCACGGACAGCGAGGGCCCCCCCGACTTTGTGCCCATCATCCCCTCCCTGAGCCGCCGCCGCCCCTCCCGGGGCCCGCGTGATGCTGACCACTTCCGCTGCAGCACCTTCGCGGAGCTGCAGGAGCGGCTGGAGTGCATCCACGGCAGCGAGGGCCCCCAGGGAGGCCCGGCGGGCGCCAGCGGAGCCCAGGCGAGCCCGGCCCGCGGGGGCAGGAAGCCCTCGCTGCCCGAGGCCGCGGCCCCCAGGAAAGCCGTGGGCTCCCCACTGGCCGCCAGCACGCCTCGCGGCAGCCCCGGCCCGGATACCCACCGGGGGGCCCCGGAGCCCTCCAAGGCTGGTGGTGACCAGAGAGAGGACGGCAGTGCCAGGCCTGAGCTGCCTGTGCCGGATAAGGCCGCggggggcagaggcaggaggccgCTGCCCAGCCCGGCCCCCCCGCTGCCTCGGCAGCCGGAAGCTGGCGGGGCCGCAGAGGAGCCTGGGGGAGCCGACGGTGTGGGTGTGGTGCGGACACCCCCCGTGGGCAGGAGTGGGCAGGAGGGCTGCCCCCGCCCATCCGCACGCGGCCGCCGTCTGGAGCGGGGCCTGCTGACCACCACGGTGACCTTGCAGCAGCCCGTGGAGCTCAATGGCGAGGACGAGCTGGTGTTCACGCTGGTGGAGGAGCTGTCCCTGGGGGGGCTGGCTGGCCCCGGGCGCCCCTCCAGCCTGGCCAGCCTCAGCAGCAACTGCTCCCTGCAGGCCCTGGCCTCGGGTTCGAGGCCAGTCAGCATCATCAGCAGCATTAACGACGAGTTCGACGCGTGCACCTCGCAGGCCCCCGGGGCGGCCCTGGGCGGGGCGGCCCTGGACGGTGGGGCCCTGGACGGGGCGGCCCTGGACGGTGTGGCCCTGGACGGGGCGGCCGGGGCTGGCGGCAGCCGCGGCTCCTCCATCAGCTCGTGGCTCAGCCAGGTCAGCGTGTGCGCGGCCGacagccccggccccgccccgcggccTCCCTCGCGGGCCAGCCCAGACCCCTCCGGCCCCGACTCGCCCGCGGGGCCTGACCCTCTGGGCTCCCCGACCCTGGACGGCCCCTTGGAGGACGGCAGCTTTCAGTTCTCAGAGCGTGACAGACCCGACAGTCCCGGCCCCGCCCAGAGGCCTTGTCCCACGGAGGAGGCCACGGCAGCTGCCAGCCGACCTGGCCGGGAGCCCCACGCCGCGTCTCCACGGGGGGCCGCCCCGGCACAAACTATCCACTCCAGCCTTCCCCGCAAACCGAGGACTACCTCAGCGGCCAGTCGTGTGGGCTGCCCCCGCCTGGCCCCGGGCCCGCCTGGCCCCGGAGGCCTCGAGGACCCTTGGCTGCTCCGGGCGGACGAATGTGGCCCGCTGCCCCTGGCCTCTGCCAGCAGGGGCCCCAGCCTGGCCCCGATGCTGGCTTGTGCCCGGAGGGTGGTGGACGGCTGTGAGGTGGGCAGGGCAGCCCACAGGCCAGAGGCCGTGGCTCAGATCCCACCGCTGCGGAGGGGGGCCACCACGCTGGGTGTGACCACGCCCTCCACATCCTTCGGGGACGCCTCGGCCGAGGCAGCGGCCTGCCCGGGCAGCCCAAAGGCCGCCTCCAGCAGCAAGAAGAGTGTGGCCTCCAAAGGGGACCTCTGCCCGAGGCCTGGCGGGGTGGCCCCCCCGGCCCCGCCGGTGCGCAAGTCCAGCCTGGAGCACAAGAACAGCCCAGCGCCGGCCCCTCCCCAGGCCGGCAGCCTGGCCTGGGCCGGGGCTGCTGCCTTCCTccgaggggagggggaggccaggCCGGGCGGCCGGGCCGACCACTCCATCCCCAGGGCCACGTCCAGCCTGAAGGCCCGGGCTGGCAAGGCAGAGGCGGGGTGCCGTCCCGCCACTCACGGGTCTCTGGAGCGGTGCGAGGGCCTGGCGCACGGCAGCAGCAAGGCCAGGGAAGGCCCCGGGAGGCCGGCCCGGGCCGTGCCCAGGTTGGGTGTGCCGCCTGCCAGCCCCACGCCTGGGCCCGCTCCTGCCTGTAGGAGCAGCCCGGCCAAGGGCGTGGGGGCCCCCAAGCCCCCCACCAGCGGGGGCAAGGGCCGCAGCCCGGCGGCAGGCGGGTCCAGGGCTCTGGGTGCTTCGGTGAAGCCGCTGGCCCCTGCGGCGGGCAGGACCCCTGGGGGCCCGGTGACGGGCCCCAGGGTCGCCCCGCGAGCAGTGCCTTGCGTTGGGGCCAAGGCCAGCCGGGGCACCATCATGGGCACCAAGCAGGCGCTCCGGGCCGCCCACAGCCGTGTCAATGAGCTGGCAGCCGGCGGAGGCCACGGCCGAAGTGGCCCCTTGTGGGGCTCGGCCGACTCGGACAGCGGCAACGACAGCGGCGTGAACGTGTCCGAGGAGCGGCCGCCCGTGGGCCCGGTGCTGCCCTCTCCGTACAGCAAGGTGACGGCCCCGCGGCGGCCGCAGCGCTACAGCAGCGGCCACGGCAGCGACAACAGCAGCGTGCTGAGCGGGGAGCTTCCGCCCGCCATGGGCCGCACGGCCCTCTTCTACCAcagcggcggcagcagcggctACGAGAGCATGATGCGCGACAGCGAGGCCACCGGCAGCGCCTCCTCGGCCCCCGACTCCATGAGCGACAGCGGGGCTGCGTCCCCGGGCGCCCGCTCCCGCAGCCTCAAGTCCCCCAAGAAGAGAGCCACAGGTGGGTGTGGCCCAGCCCCCGCAGGGCCCGGGCCCGGCCGCACTTGACAGCTGGGCACCACTTCCGTGGGTCCCAGTGTATGCGGCCCTCGACAGTTTCACAGACGTGCCTGGGGCTGTTCAGGCTCTAGATGTGTGCAGCCCCTACCGTCTGTGGACGCGCCCGGCGTGTGCCCTTCTCTGATCCCCACGCTGCCTCTGAGGCTGGTCCCCGTCCCCTCGGAGCGGGTGGCAGGGGTGGGCTCACACGGGGCACCCTGCTGAGGCGGGGGGAGCTGGGCGAGGACTTGGGTCTGGGGCTCCAAGCCTGGGGCTCCCCCCCGGGGCTGGTGCCCAGCTGCCTGGGAGCCCCCTGCTGGGCCGTTCCTGCCTCCGCCTCCTGGACCTTCTGTCTCTGGGGACCCGGGTAGGGTGGGCCTGTTTCTCATGCTGTGTGTGGCTGGGGGGATTTGGCCACTGGCTGATGTCCTccggaggggcaggggaggcacGCCCTGGCTGAAGGTGGGCTGGGAAAGCAGGAGGCCGgcgtggggagcagggaggggtgtGCTGGGAGATGTGGGTGGTGCCACAAGCGTGGGCCTGGCTTGGGAGTCTGTCCAGGGTAGAGACGGTTGCGATTAGGAAGCAGCGTGGCCCCTTAGGGTGTCGGAGGGCTGCCTCCAGGGCTGGCGGGTGTGACCTTGAGGCTGCTGTCCAGTAGGGAGGGTGTGGCCGTCCAGGCGggaggcggctgggggaggggctggcggACAGGAACCCATCTGTTCCACGGGGCAGGCAGGGGTGGCCGGGTTTCCGGCAGGCGCTAGGCTGAGCGTTTCAGGATTGGGAGGGCCCCCGTGGGCTCTGCCTGTCAGAACCGCAGCCCGGCGCCCCTCTCAgtcctgggctgggggctggggtccgGCCTCTGCTCACCCAGCGCCCGGCTCTCTGTTGCAGGTCTGCAGCGGCGACGGCTGATCCCGGCCCCGCTGCCCGATGCCGCTGCCCTGGGCCGCAAGCCCAGCCTCCCCGGCCAGTGGGTGGACCTGCCGCTGCCCCTGGCTGGCTCGCTGAAGGAACCCTTCGAGATCAAGGTGTACGAGATTGATGACGTGGAGCGCCTGCAGCGGCACCGCCTGCCCCCGGGGGAGGACCCGGCCGAGGTCGGGGCTGGGGCAGGCCGGGGGCAGGCGGTCCTGGGAGGGCAGGGTGGGCCCCTGGGGTGTGGCAGGGCAGCCCACTGACCTCACCCTGCCCTCTTGTCCACAGCCCTCCCAGAATGCAGAGAAGGTAGGAAAGGCCCCGCTCGGCCCTGAACCCCTGGCATCTCCTGATGGCCCTTGTGGGCCGAGTGGGGGGCTGGAGGGGTCCTGAGGCCACCGCTCTCGTGCCCTGGAGTTACGCTGGGGTGTGGGCATGCTTCCCACCGCTGTGCCCACTCGTCCTGGGCCCGGGTTCCAGAAGGCACGGGCTGCTTTGGGAGCACGTGGCGTGAGCCCCCTCGGGCAGGAGGGGCCCAGGTCCTACCCCTGCCCGCCTTTGAGGCCCTGCTGTGCGCCTGCCCGGGCCCCGGGGGTGGAGCGAGGCTCACGGAGCCCCTGGGAGCAGGCCGTCCTCCGTGCCTGAGCCCACCCGCCGCCGTCCCCGCCGCCCAGGGCCCGGTGTGCGTCAGTGCGAAGTTGCGGCTGGCCGAGCGTAGGCAGCAGCGGCTGCAGGAGGTGTGGGCCAAGCGTGAGACGCTCCGCGAGGAGCTGGCTGAGACCCAGGGCCGTCTGATGGTGGAGCCCGGCCGCTGGCTGGAGCAGTGTGAGTCTCCCCGCTCATCCCCCGACACCCCGGGAGGCGTGTGCCCCACCTGCGCCCCCAGTCCAGCCACTTCACCCCGCCCCAGGTGGGGAcccagaggctgggagggagagaagcATTTCCTGGGCCCTGCGGGGACCCTGGCCTGACCAGCGGTCTGCCGTCCATCCCTAGTCGAGGTGGACCCGGAGCTGGAGCCCGAGTCGGCCGAGTACCTGGCGGCCCTGGAGCGCGCCACGGCCGCCCTGGAGCAGTGCGTGAATCTGTGCAAGGCCCGCGTCATGATGGTCACCTGCTTCGACATCAGCGCCGCCACCGCTGCCCCGGGGCCGCAGGAGGTGGACGTCTGAGGCTGGGCACTGGGACACGGGGGAGGGGACGGGGGTGTTGGGGGCTCGAGGACGGGACGTGGGATGGAGCGAGGATGTGGCAGGGGTTGGAGGGACGAGGATGCGGAGGGTCCAGTGGGGACCCGCGGGTCTTGGAGGCAGTGGAGCgtgaggcaggggaggggccggCCGAGCACGTGGACGGAGCAGCGAGCGAGCGGGACACGGGAAGACTATCGCCCCCGGACAGCAACGCAAGTGCCTTTAACCTTGGACTGGATTTCTCTCCTTTTCGCGTTTGGTGCTAAGGACTCAAGACACCAGCAGACGGTGCGCTGGGGCCGCCGGCCCGGCTGTTTGATCTGATCGCGCCTTCTTTACAGCCAAGCAGTTCCATGTAGCAAGACAGCCCCGGGCTCGCCGGGCTCTGGTTTAGGATTCAGGGTTGCTTTTCTTTCATAGCTGTTTCCTCTCAGCAGAGCCCGCCTTGGTGGTCTCCAGACCCTCGGCCTGCATGTGTTCTCTGCACAGACTGAGCCGGTGGGGTCTTCCAGGCGGGGATGGCCGACCCTCCTCTCCCCAGGACCTGTTCTGTTCTGAGGTCACCGGGAGGGCGGCGCCCAAGGGCTGAGCTGAAGGCACCTGGCGCCTTCTTCCACGGCAGGAATTCTTACCAAAAccacaagcaaaaaacaaaccaacacacacaaaaatgggggggagggggagggttttGTAAAGGTTCTGTTAGGTTCGTATTTTTATATCGTTTTGCCTATAAATGAGGTATTTGCAGTCGAAATTTGAAGACAAATGATCTATGtttttatggttttctatggAAGGTGTCACTCCGGCCGGACTCTTTCTGGGGGTTCCCCAAGCAGGGCGAGGGTCCTCGGGAGGCACTTCTTGCCAAATGTAGACCAGGGGTGAGCTTGCTGACGAGCGGGACATTCCCGTCACTACGGGTTCTGTGTTCTGATCGTCATGTATTTTCTAGGGTTGTCCAAACCTTTGTACAAATGTGTAGATAATATCTTGCTACAGCTTTTATTTGTGAATAAAAGATGCATCCATTGTTCACGCGGCTCCTGAGTTCACTGGGCGTGCAGTCCTCTGAGGGTCCTGGGGCGAGGGGGCTGCAGGACGTTGGAGGGATGCGTCCACGGGATCCGGGGGCTTCGGGGTCAGCAGGGGACGCTCCCTCTGCCCACAAACCCTACGGCAGCCCCTGCAGGGACCAGCGTTGTAGGCGAGAAGGCACTGACCGGGAGGAGGTCCTCCTGCAGGCTGGAATTCAAGCCCCCacctcctctctgtccccctccccagccactcTGTCTTGAGTTGCCCGGCTCTCGGGGTCCTGAGGCAGGGAgccaggggcaggggctgggctgaTGGGAAGCAGCATTTTCTGGTGGGCTCCTGGCCCCCTTCCCAGAGGTTATGTTAGCTGGGGAAATCCTGGCAGCGGCCATGGTGACCCCTCGGGAGACCCCCACCTGCCTTTCCAGGAGGTAGACGAGCAGACACTCCACGGGGACGTCAAGGTTCAGGACCCCCTGAGCTGGAGGGGGTCCCCACCTAGCACAGCCACCCTCCCCACTCCGCCCCTCTCTGCTGTGCTCAGGCCGCCCTACCCGACGGCCCTGGGTACTCCCTGTCTGCCGCCCCCGCCCCATCTGGGTGTCCCCACCACAGGCACCCACGCGGGCACCTCGAGGCCCCTCGCAGCCAGCCGGGCCTCTCGCAGCCCCTACGTACACCTGGGACTTCCCTCCGGGCGGCGAGCGTCAGGGCCCCTCCTTGGTGGCCTGGTTGCCCGGTGCTGCATCCACCCGGCACGTCACACCCTGCTTGGTCTTCGCTCGTCTCCCGACCTCGAAGGGGCCCCTCGGGGGCGTGGTGGGGTCTGAGTCATGGCTGCACCCCCTCATCGGGCACAGGGCTGGACCCCAGTGGGGCCCCGGGGGCACACGCTGGATGAATGAACGAGCGAACAAGTGAAC comes from Balaenoptera ricei isolate mBalRic1 chromosome 2, mBalRic1.hap2, whole genome shotgun sequence and encodes:
- the KIF26A gene encoding kinesin-like protein KIF26A isoform X1, translated to MGSRGAPLCAAQPAVAEGGPAREPLQLLEVPPRKRLTAGPEQDPCGSRPAPEGAGAGAEQGHSAGGGGWCRHCHTKLAELKRQAWKLVGGPGTPLRDPCLSALLLDELPACRPEAERRCDVCTTHLTQLTREALRLLQAPASREDPDAPHGGPGLMPPSPGAATSPRDGPAPVGPVGRQLGRAGPDRRKGLGWPSGPSVQVSVAPAGLGGALSTVTIQAQQCLEGMWSVSRVNSFLPPTCLAEAAVAAVAVADTVRDGPPSAGPDGASKTWSRGGACTTALVTPAPGTPAGASTGPSAAASFFLRAAQKLSLASKRKKPHPPPAPAARGASTYPTDFSGVLQLWPPPVPPCLLRTTSKAKDNPSSVGKVKVTLRIWPAQGARRSAESTSFLKVDPRKKQVTLYDPATGPPGSTGPRHATTAAVPKMFAFDAVFPQDSEQAEVCSGTVADVLQSVVSGADGCIFSFGHTSLGKSYTMIGKDSSPQSLGIVPCAISWLFRLIDERKERVGARFSVRVSAVEVCGRDQSLRDLLAEVASSSLQDAQSPGVHLREDPVCGAQLQNQSELRAPTAEKAAFYLDAALAARSTSRAGGGEDALGSSHMLFTLHVYQYRVEKCGRGGMSGGRSRLHLIDFGSCEGAPGRGGEAPGGPPYLSLSALGSVILALVSGAKHVPYREHRLTMLLRETLATANCRTTMIAHVSDAPARHAETLSTVQLAAHLHRLRRKKVKYASSSSGGDSSCEEGRARRPPRLRPFHPRSAAPDPERLAASSPGDPDYSSSSEQSGDTVIYVGPGGAALSDRELTDSEGPPDFVPIIPSLSRRRPSRGPRDADHFRCSTFAELQERLECIHGSEGPQGGPAGASGAQASPARGGRKPSLPEAAAPRKAVGSPLAASTPRGSPGPDTHRGAPEPSKAGGDQREDGSARPELPVPDKAAGGRGRRPLPSPAPPLPRQPEAGGAAEEPGGADGVGVVRTPPVGRSGQEGCPRPSARGRRLERGLLTTTVTLQQPVELNGEDELVFTLVEELSLGGLAGPGRPSSLASLSSNCSLQALASGSRPVSIISSINDEFDACTSQAPGAALGGAALDGGALDGAALDGVALDGAAGAGGSRGSSISSWLSQVSVCAADSPGPAPRPPSRASPDPSGPDSPAGPDPLGSPTLDGPLEDGSFQFSERDRPDSPGPAQRPCPTEEATAAASRPGREPHAASPRGAAPAQTIHSSLPRKPRTTSAASRVGCPRLAPGPPGPGGLEDPWLLRADECGPLPLASASRGPSLAPMLACARRVVDGCEVGRAAHRPEAVAQIPPLRRGATTLGVTTPSTSFGDASAEAAACPGSPKAASSSKKSVASKGDLCPRPGGVAPPAPPVRKSSLEHKNSPAPAPPQAGSLAWAGAAAFLRGEGEARPGGRADHSIPRATSSLKARAGKAEAGCRPATHGSLERCEGLAHGSSKAREGPGRPARAVPRLGVPPASPTPGPAPACRSSPAKGVGAPKPPTSGGKGRSPAAGGSRALGASVKPLAPAAGRTPGGPVTGPRVAPRAVPCVGAKASRGTIMGTKQALRAAHSRVNELAAGGGHGRSGPLWGSADSDSGNDSGVNVSEERPPVGPVLPSPYSKVTAPRRPQRYSSGHGSDNSSVLSGELPPAMGRTALFYHSGGSSGYESMMRDSEATGSASSAPDSMSDSGAASPGARSRSLKSPKKRATGLQRRRLIPAPLPDAAALGRKPSLPGQWVDLPLPLAGSLKEPFEIKVYEIDDVERLQRHRLPPGEDPAEPSQNAEKGPVCVSAKLRLAERRQQRLQEVWAKRETLREELAETQGRLMVEPGRWLEQFEVDPELEPESAEYLAALERATAALEQCVNLCKARVMMVTCFDISAATAAPGPQEVDV